The following proteins are co-located in the Microvirga ossetica genome:
- a CDS encoding Bug family tripartite tricarboxylate transporter substrate binding protein, which yields MSHFTKTIRGVAVAALTLVASSAFAQQELKIMAPAGPGGGWDSAARSIQQVLTQTGLAKSVQVTNVTGAGGTIGLAQFVNNGKGDPSQLMVNGITMIGAILSNKSPVGLDQVTPIARLTGDPLVIVVPANSPIKNVQELAAAAKADPAKVTWAGGSAGGADHILAALFTRAAGSDPAKVNYIAFSGGGEALAAMLGGRVTAGVSGYGEFESQIKAGKLRALAISSGKRLAGADVPTLKEQGMDVEVVNWRAIMAPPAITADQRKAHAETVEKLVKSKEWADILKQRGWEDFYLAGAPFEAFLKEEQARVGDILKSIGLVKS from the coding sequence GTGAGCCACTTCACCAAGACAATCCGCGGCGTCGCCGTTGCGGCTCTGACACTTGTCGCGTCGTCTGCCTTCGCGCAGCAGGAACTCAAGATCATGGCCCCGGCAGGGCCCGGCGGCGGCTGGGACTCGGCCGCCCGCTCGATTCAGCAGGTGCTGACGCAGACCGGCCTCGCCAAGAGCGTTCAGGTCACCAACGTGACCGGCGCCGGCGGTACCATCGGCCTGGCACAGTTCGTGAACAACGGGAAAGGCGATCCGAGCCAGCTCATGGTCAACGGCATCACCATGATCGGCGCGATCCTCAGCAACAAGTCGCCGGTCGGCCTCGATCAGGTCACGCCGATTGCGCGTCTCACGGGTGATCCTCTCGTGATCGTCGTGCCGGCGAACTCGCCGATCAAGAATGTTCAGGAGCTTGCCGCCGCCGCAAAGGCCGATCCGGCCAAGGTGACCTGGGCCGGCGGCTCGGCAGGCGGCGCGGACCACATCCTCGCGGCCCTGTTCACCAGGGCGGCCGGCTCCGATCCGGCGAAGGTCAACTACATCGCATTTTCGGGCGGCGGCGAGGCCCTGGCGGCGATGCTCGGCGGACGGGTGACGGCCGGTGTTTCGGGCTATGGCGAGTTCGAGAGCCAGATCAAGGCCGGCAAGCTGCGGGCACTGGCGATCTCCTCCGGCAAGCGCCTGGCCGGCGCCGACGTTCCGACCCTGAAGGAGCAGGGTATGGATGTCGAGGTCGTGAACTGGCGCGCCATCATGGCCCCGCCGGCCATCACGGCGGACCAGCGCAAGGCACATGCCGAGACCGTCGAGAAGCTGGTCAAGTCGAAGGAATGGGCCGACATCCTCAAGCAGCGCGGCTGGGAGGATTTCTACCTCGCGGGAGCGCCTTTCGAAGCCTTCCTCAAGGAGGAACAGGCTCGCGTCGGCGACATCCTGAAGTCGATCGGCCTCGTGAAGTCCTGA
- the acnA gene encoding aconitate hydratase AcnA, with product MRKDADITVAGRRHRIVDLPAAAEGQLERLPYILRIMLENVLRNAGDDAPRAKAAILNWLAEGRSEDEIPFLPRRVMMHDTTCGPALVDIAGMRASLAEAGYDPRRLNPVLPVDVSTDHSLAVDVFGAPDALRRNMEREFGRNTERYRFMKWATRTLSGVRVHPPGTGIMHTLNLERLASVVTTAERDGVSWAMPDTLIGTDSHTPMINGIGVLGWGVGGLEAESVFFGMPVMIRVPDIVGVRLKGRLRQGVLATDLALTVTERLRRIDLADRFVEFYGKGVSTLSAGDRAVIANMTPEFGANSGFFPLDDHTLQYLRETGRSADHVRLVEEYARRQGLWFDPKASPRFTDTIEIDLDRVEVSLAGPRRPQDRIAAGRTVEALAPMLAAHPAASSVEQPGNGAVAIAAITSCTNTSDPRLLVAAGLLARKARRFGLTPPAWVKTSLAPGSPTAERYLRRAGLLADLEAVGFGIVGYGCTTCIGNSGPLPAIIEQAMAERNILPVAVLSGNRNFPGRVHPQLEAGFLASPPLVVAFALAGDVNRDILTDPIGRSHSGEDIRLADLWPTGDEIDAALAIAIDAGDYETSYAEAEASEAWRVLDAPATPLFPWNESSSYIRRPPFAGFGKGTLLGTYAAHPLLVLGDDITTDHISPAGLIPPQGEAAEYLVERGENRRDLNVFASRRGNWEAMVRGLFTNKSVRNLLDPQIAPGFTVHVGSGEHLPLLRAAERYAREGASVVVVAGERYGMGSSRDWAAKGVALLGVRAVLASSFERIHRSNLIGMGILPLRLPPERHPNDLHLRPGDRILIEADPAKIGPRGPVPVTIRRGSGASETFMAIAAIETGLEVEILRGGGIIPLILHRAVNAEGTSRETPTPDFTGNSGHLRREVSPNIKR from the coding sequence ATGCACGACACGACCTGCGGCCCGGCCCTCGTGGACATTGCCGGCATGCGCGCGTCCCTCGCAGAAGCCGGGTATGACCCGCGCCGGCTCAATCCGGTGCTGCCGGTCGACGTCTCGACCGATCATTCCCTGGCCGTCGACGTGTTCGGCGCGCCCGACGCGCTCCGACGCAACATGGAGCGTGAGTTCGGCCGCAATACCGAGCGCTACCGCTTCATGAAATGGGCGACGCGCACCCTCTCGGGCGTCCGTGTTCATCCGCCCGGCACCGGCATCATGCACACGCTCAACCTGGAGCGCCTGGCAAGTGTCGTCACCACCGCGGAGCGCGACGGCGTATCGTGGGCCATGCCCGATACCTTGATCGGCACGGACAGTCACACGCCGATGATCAACGGCATCGGCGTGCTCGGCTGGGGCGTGGGCGGCCTCGAGGCCGAGAGCGTCTTCTTCGGCATGCCGGTGATGATCCGCGTGCCGGACATCGTGGGCGTGCGTCTTAAGGGCCGTCTGCGGCAGGGCGTGCTCGCCACCGATCTAGCGCTCACGGTGACCGAGCGCCTTCGGCGCATCGATCTCGCGGATCGCTTCGTCGAATTCTATGGCAAAGGCGTCTCGACGCTGTCTGCCGGCGATCGCGCCGTCATCGCCAATATGACCCCGGAATTCGGCGCCAATTCCGGCTTTTTCCCCCTCGACGACCATACGCTGCAGTATTTGCGCGAGACGGGTCGCAGCGCCGATCACGTCCGTCTCGTGGAGGAATACGCAAGGCGGCAGGGCCTCTGGTTCGACCCCAAGGCGTCTCCGCGCTTCACGGACACGATCGAGATCGATCTCGATAGGGTCGAGGTCAGCCTCGCAGGTCCGCGCCGGCCGCAGGACCGCATCGCGGCTGGCAGAACGGTCGAGGCGCTTGCGCCGATGCTGGCCGCCCACCCTGCCGCGTCATCTGTCGAGCAGCCAGGCAACGGCGCAGTGGCAATCGCTGCGATCACGAGCTGCACCAACACGTCCGATCCGAGACTTCTGGTCGCCGCAGGTCTGCTCGCTCGCAAAGCACGCCGCTTCGGCCTCACCCCGCCCGCCTGGGTGAAGACGTCACTGGCGCCCGGCTCGCCCACCGCCGAACGCTACCTGCGCCGCGCCGGCCTGCTGGCGGACCTCGAGGCCGTGGGCTTCGGCATCGTCGGCTATGGCTGCACGACCTGCATCGGCAATTCCGGCCCGCTGCCGGCGATCATCGAGCAGGCCATGGCCGAGCGGAACATTCTTCCCGTTGCAGTTCTCTCGGGCAACCGCAACTTCCCCGGTCGCGTCCATCCGCAGCTCGAGGCGGGCTTCCTGGCCTCGCCTCCGCTGGTGGTCGCCTTCGCGCTCGCAGGCGACGTCAATCGCGACATCCTCACCGATCCCATCGGACGCTCGCACTCGGGCGAAGACATTCGCCTCGCCGATCTCTGGCCGACAGGCGACGAGATCGATGCGGCCCTCGCCATCGCCATCGATGCAGGCGATTACGAAACCTCATACGCAGAGGCCGAGGCGAGCGAGGCCTGGCGCGTGCTCGATGCGCCGGCCACTCCCCTGTTCCCATGGAACGAGAGCTCGAGCTACATTCGGCGCCCCCCCTTCGCGGGCTTCGGCAAGGGCACGCTGCTCGGCACCTATGCAGCGCATCCGCTGCTCGTGCTCGGCGACGACATCACCACCGATCACATCTCTCCGGCCGGGCTGATCCCGCCGCAGGGAGAAGCCGCCGAATATCTGGTGGAGAGGGGCGAGAACCGTCGCGACCTGAACGTCTTCGCCTCCCGCCGCGGCAACTGGGAGGCCATGGTCCGGGGCCTGTTCACCAACAAGTCGGTGCGCAACCTGCTCGACCCCCAGATCGCACCGGGCTTCACCGTTCATGTCGGCTCGGGCGAGCATCTGCCGCTGCTCCGCGCAGCCGAGCGCTACGCCCGCGAGGGCGCCTCCGTCGTTGTGGTAGCGGGCGAACGCTATGGCATGGGCTCGTCGCGCGACTGGGCCGCGAAAGGCGTGGCGCTGCTCGGCGTACGCGCGGTGCTGGCCTCGAGCTTCGAGCGCATCCATCGCTCCAACCTGATCGGCATGGGCATCCTGCCTCTGCGTCTTCCGCCGGAGCGGCATCCGAACGATCTGCACCTGCGTCCCGGCGATAGGATCCTCATCGAGGCCGATCCCGCAAAGATCGGTCCGCGCGGCCCGGTGCCCGTCACGATCCGGCGTGGATCGGGGGCGAGCGAAACCTTCATGGCCATCGCTGCCATCGAGACCGGCCTCGAGGTCGAGATCCTGCGCGGCGGCGGCATCATTCCCCTCATCCTGCATCGTGCCGTCAACGCGGAGGGCACAAGCCGCGAGACACCAACACCAGACTTCACCGGAAACAGTGGACATCTTCGGCGAGAGGTTTCGCCGAACATCAAGCGCTGA